A stretch of the Corylus avellana chromosome ca6, CavTom2PMs-1.0 genome encodes the following:
- the LOC132184823 gene encoding uncharacterized protein LOC132184823, whose translation MASLFQSSSLRNPRFETAVWAAKLLLLSMGVVSIFMMFKVSIVPYTVNLSASTLPGLWISLRSWLSPPYIYIIVNFIIITIAASSTFQHPNHHHSSSSPTNAKPVTAAAAADQFQNEDETNSSEDPPNSNAIPTTANIDDFHETIWDDIMQQQEERQVEDTNLPNASPETFPGEKEEVEDEDEDDSLDATWNAIMEAQGKPVTRQLKKSDTWDVPPRVGRIEAAEKNDGVGGGGCDDGDPVAWDRRELRKADTFNDRGSLNRRDKSMSQDELKRRAEAFIKKINYEMRLERLESQQRLMEMVNGGV comes from the coding sequence ATGGCCAGCCTGTTTCAGAGCTCCTCGCTCAGAAATCCCAGATTTGAGACGGCAGTCTGGGCGGCAAAGCTCTTGCTCCTATCCATGGGGGTTGTTTCCATTTTTATGATGTTCAAGGTGTCAATAGTTCCGTACACAGTTAACTTGTCGGCGTCCACTCTTCCTGGCCTCTGGATCTCCCTCCGGAGCTGGCTGTCTCCGCCGTACATCTACATCATCGTCAACTTCATCATAATCACCATCGCCGCCTCGTCCACCTTCCAACACCCAAATCACCACCATTCATCCTCATCGCCCACCAATGCCAAGCCGGTcaccgccgccgccgccgccgacCAATTCCAGAACGAAGACGAAACCAATAGCTCCGAAGACCCCCCCAATTCAAACGCTATACCAACTACAGCCAACATTGATGATTTCCACGAGACCATCTGGGACGACATCATGCAACAGCAAGAGGAGCGGCAGGTGGAAGATACTAATCTGCCCAATGCTTCGCCGGAAACATTTCCCGGCGAGAAGGAGGAGGTGGAGGACGAGGACGAGGACGACAGCCTGGACGCGACGTGGAACGCGATCATGGAGGCGCAAGGGAAGCCGGTGACGCGGCAGCTGAAGAAGAGCGACACGTGGGACGTGCCACCGCGTGTCGGGAGGATAGAGGCGGCAGAGAAAAATGATGGGGTTGGTGGCGGCGGCTGCGATGATGGTGATCCGGTGGCTTGGGATCGGCGGGAGCTGAGGAAGGCGGACACCTTCAACGACAGAGGGTCGTTGAACAGGAGGGACAAGTCGATGAGTCAGGACGAGTTGAAACGGCGAGCGGAAGCGTTCATAAAGAAGATCAATTATGAGATGAGGCTGGAGAGGCTGGAATCTCAGCAGCGTTTGATGGAGATGGTTAATGGTGGTGTTTag